One part of the Glycine soja cultivar W05 chromosome 11, ASM419377v2, whole genome shotgun sequence genome encodes these proteins:
- the LOC114377064 gene encoding putative disease resistance RPP13-like protein 1: MALELVGGALLSALLQVAFEKLASLQVRDFFRGRKLDQKLLNNLEIKLNSIQALADDAELKQFRDPRVRNWLLKVKDAVFDSEDLLDEIQHEISKCQVEAEAEAEAESQTCTCKVPNFFKSSPVSSFNKEIKSRMEQVLEDLENLASQSGYLGLKNASGVGSGFGGAVSQQSQSTSLLVESVIYGRDDDKEMIFNWLTSDIDNCNKLSILSIVGMGGLGKTTLAQHVYNDPRIENKFDIKAWVCVSEEFDVFNVTRTILEAVTKSTDDSRNREMVQGRLSKKLTGKRFFLVLDDVWNRKQKEWKDLQSPLNGGAPGSKIVVTTRDKKVASIVGSNKTHSLEMLQDDHCWRLFAKHAFQDDSHQPNPDFKEIGTKIVEKCKGLPLALTTIGSLLHQKSSIPEWEGILKSEIWEFSEEDSYIVPALALSYHHLPSHLKRCFAYCALFPKDYRFHKEGLIQLWMAENFLQCHQQSRSPEEVGEQYFNDLLSRSFFQQSSSIKKTYFVMHDLLNDLAKYVCGDICFRLEEDQAKNIPKTTRHFSVATYQVKCFEGFGTLYDAERLRTFMSSSEKMKIHNYHRWHCKMSTHELFSEFKFLRVLSLSGYSNLTELPDSVGNLKYLHSLDLSNTDIEKLPESTCSLYNLQILKLNGCTHLKELPSNLHKLTDLHRLELIDTGVRKVPAHLGKLKYLQVLMSSFKVGKSRELSIQQLGELNLHGSLSIRKLQNVENPSDALALDLKNKTHLVEVELKWDSDWNPDDSTKERDEIVIENLQPSKHLEKLTMRHYGGKQFPRWLFNNSLLNVVSLTFENCESCQRLPPLGLLPCLNYLSIVGLNGILRIDAEFHGNSSCSFASLETLEFSRMKEWVKWECQDVTGAFPRLKDLRISNCPKLKGDLPEQLVCLQTLTISNCKQLMASAPMAPEIRVLDLNDCGKLQLDDHRTTLKMLSVGGQSMDTSLMESIWHIISVSSLEELRVDYCPNMNIPMSSFQGFLVSLHILGGCNSLTTIPLDLFPILRELYTWWCPNLQRISQGQAHNHLHYLSMRECPQLESLPEGMHVLLPSLHYLGIEDCPKVEMFPEGGLPSNLKEMSLGSSKLMSLLKSALGGNHSLESLYIGEVDVECLPDEGVLPHSLVSLGINKCGDLKRLDYKGLCHLSSLKELRLEDCPRLQCLPEEGLPKSISYLRIWGECPLLKQRCRKPEGEDWPKIAHIEHFYI; encoded by the coding sequence ATGGCACTAGAATTGGTGGGTGGTGCTCTTCTTTCTGCTTTACTTCAGGTTGCATTTGAGAAGCTTGCTTCTCTTCAAGTTCGGGACTTCTTTCGTGGAAGAAAGCTTGATCAAAAGCTGCTCAACAACTTGGAAATCAAGCTGAACTCCATACAGGCTCTGGCTGATGATGCAGAACTAAAGCAGTTCAGAGATCCACGTGTCAGGAACTGGCTTCTTAAGGTCAAAGATGCTGTGTTTGACTCAGAGGATCTCTTGGATGAAATACAACATGAGATCTCCAAATGCCAGGTCGAAGCTGAAGCTGAAGCTGAAGCTGAGTCTCAAACCTGCACTTGCAAGGTACCAAATTTCTTCAAATCTTCTCCTGTTAGTTCCTTTAACAAGGAAATTAAATCAAGGATGGAACAGGTCCTTGAGGACCTTGAAAACCTTGCTAGCCAAAGTGGCTATCTAGGTTTGAAAAATGCAAGTGGTGTTGGATCAGGATTTGGTGGTGCAGTATCACAGCAATCACAATCAACATCTTTGCTTGTTGAAAGTGTTATTTATGGCAGAGATGATGACAAAGAAATGATCTTTAATTGGCTCACATCTGACATTGACAATTGTAACAAACTATCAATACTTTCTATTGTGGGCATGGGTGGGTTGGGTAAGACCACACTTGCCCAACATGTATACAATGACCCAAggatagaaaataaatttgatatcaaaGCTTGGGTCTGTGTTTCAGAGGAATTTGATGTTTTCAATGTAACAAGAACAATTCTTGAGGCAGTCACTAAATCAACTGATGATAGTAGAAACCGAGAAATGGTTCAGGGAAGGTTGAGCAAAAAATTGACAGGAAAgagattttttcttgttttggatgatgtttggaacagaaaacaaaaggaatGGAAAGATTTGCAAAGTCCTCTTAATGGTGGGGCTCCAGGGAGTAAAATTGTTGTCACTACACGTGACAAGAAAGTTGCTTCAATAGTGGGATCAAATAAAACACATTCCTTAGAGATGTTGCAAGATGATCATTGCTGGCGATTGTTCGCTAAACATGCATTCCAAGATGATAGTCATCAACCGAATCCAGACTTCAAGGAGATTGGTACGAAGATAGTAGAAAAATGTAAAGGACTGCCTCTGGCCTTGACAACAATTGGAAGTCTATTACACCAAAAATCATCTATTCCAGAATGGGAAGGCATATTGAAAAGCGAGATATGGGAATTTTCAGAAGAGGATAGCTATATTGTCCCAGCTTTGGCACTAAGCTATCACCACCTTCCTTCCCATCTCAAGAGATGTTTTGCTTATTGTGCCTTATTCCCCAAAGATTACAGGTTTCACAAGGAGGGTTTAATTCAGCTGTGGATGGCGGAAAACTTTTTACAATGTCATCAACAGAGTAGGAGTCCAGAAGAAGTCGGTGAACAATACTTCAACGATCTTTTGTCAAGGTCCTTCTTTCAACAATCAAGTAGCataaagaaaacatattttgtcATGCATGACCTTCTCAACGATTTGGCAAAATATGTTTGTGGGGACATCTGTTTCAGGTTGGAAGAAGATCAAGCAAAAAATATACCAAAAACAACCCGTCATTTTTCAGTTGCAACCTATCAGGTTAAATGCTTTGAAGGGTTTGGAACTTTATACGATGCTGAAAGGTTACGCACATTTATGTCATCAAGTGAGAAAATGAAGATTCATAACTACCATCGTTGGCATTGCAAGATGTCAACACATGAATTGTTCTCCGAGTTTAAGTTCTTACGTGTCTTATCTCTGTCTGGTTATTCTAACCTAACAGAGTTGCCTGACTCTGTAGGTAATCTTAAATATCTCCATTCATTAGACCTCTCAAATACTGACATTGAAAAATTACCTGAATCAACATGTTCACTCTACAACTTGCAAATACTGAAGCTAAATGgttgtacacatttgaaggagCTGCCCTCCAATTTGCATAAACTCACTGATTTGCATCGCCTTGAATTAATAGATACTGGAGTGAGAAAGGTACCGGCACATTTGGGAAAACTGAAGTATCTTCAAGTATTAATGAGTTCGTTTAAGGTTGGCAAAAGTAGGGAGCTCAGTATCCAGCAGCTAGGAGAACTCAATCTTCATGGAAGTCTATCAATAAGGAAACTGCAGAATGTTGAGAATCCCTCAGATGCATTAGCCttggatttaaaaaataaaacacacctTGTTGAGGTAGAGTTGAAATGGGATTCAGACTGGAACCCTGATGATTCAACAAAAGAAAGGGATGAAATTGTAATCGAGAATCTACAGCCTTCCAAACACTTGGAGAAGTTGACGATGAGGCATTATGGGGGTAAACAATTTCCAAGGTGGTTATTCaacaattccttattgaatgtGGTGTCCTTAACCTTCGAGAACTGTGAATCTTGCCAACGTTTGCCTCCCCTTGGACTCTTGCCATGTCTCAACTACCTGAGTATTGTTGGACTTAATGGGATATTGCGTATTGATGCTGAATTTCATGGGAATAGCTCTTGTTCATTTGCATCCTTGGAAACACTGGAGTTCTCCCGGATGAAAGAATGGGTAAAATGGGAATGTCAGGATGTGACAGGTGCTTTTCCACGTCTTAAAGATCTCAGGATATCTAATTGTCCCAAGCTGAAAGGGGACCTGCCAGAGCAACTTGTTTGTTTACAGACACTAACAATTTCGAACTGCAAACAGCTTATGGCTTCTGCTCCCATGGCTCCAGAGATTCGTGTATTGGATTTAAATGACTGTGGAAAGCTGCAACTTGATGATCATCGGACTACTTTGAAAATGCTTAGTGTCGGCGGACAAAGCATGGATACATCGTTGATGGAAAGTATTTGGCACATCATATCTGTTAGTTCTCTTGAAGAGCTGAGGGTTGATTATTGCCCAAATATGAATATTCCAATGAGTAGTTTTCAGGGTTTCCTTGTAAGCTTGCACATCTTAGGTGGCTGCAACTCTCTAACGACCATTCCGCTAGATTTGTTCCCAATACTCAGAGAGCTTTATACCTGGTGGTGTCCTAATCTACAGAGGATTTCACAGGGGCAGGCTCATAATCATCTCCACTATCTGAGTATGAGAGAGTGCCCCCAATTAGAATCATTGCCTGAAGGAATGCATGTCCTCCTTCCATCTCTTCATTATCTGGGCATAGAGGATTGTCCAAAAGTTGAAATGTTTCCCGAAGGAGgtttgccatcaaatttaaaagaaatgagTCTTGGTAGTTCCAAACTTATGTCCTTATTGAAAAGTGCCTTGGGAGGCAATCACTCTCTAGAAAGCTTATATATTGGAGAAGTGGATGTTGAGTGTCTTCCTGACGAAGGTGTACTGCCACACTCTCTTGTTTCTCTAGGGATCAATAAGTGTGGAGATCTAAAAAGACTGGACTACAAAGGTCTCTGCCACCTCTCCTCTCTCAAGGAATTGCGTCTTGAAGACTGCCCCAGGCTCCAATGCTTACCAGAGGAGGGTCTGCCCAAATCCATTTCATATTTGCGAATTTGGGGGGAGTGTCCGTTGCTCAAACAACGTTGCAGGAAACCCGAAGGTGAAGACTGGCCAAAGATTGCTCACATTGAACACTTCTACATATAA